In the genome of Cryptomeria japonica chromosome 8, Sugi_1.0, whole genome shotgun sequence, one region contains:
- the LOC131857668 gene encoding DUF724 domain-containing protein 6-like, whose protein sequence is MSSLKKGEKVEVFRDEEGFSGVWFLATIVRKVGANFVVEFKDLMSDDGKSKLKETVEARQIRPQPPNLNRQHFELHEKVDAYDRDGWWEGIIDNVLADNNYVVYFPQILQKSEYHISHLRLHLEWVHGKCLQPSEGLNQSHPMPLQSYHENVQCMSSSPEKRSTRAKNMSLKPDKRSSRVKTISLKPERRSTRANKRQGEANVCGLSLEDKAGAQCSSFQNPVNKLTKKSAERKSGNNVPFDNGSSDKGKMDTGGTDLKVNPEMPNILNMRREVQEATGSHSKHETKFPMTIPCLEFVGEAIVGYPDNVCEIHTKASLKQIEKLAYRSSLMALYLQGVHTWKREMLLTELRQVLHITTEEHANVLTHITSGQYD, encoded by the exons ATGAGTAGTCTAAAAAAAGGTGAGAAGGTTGAAGTTTTCCGTGATGAAGAAGGTTTTAGTGGAGTCTGGTTCTTAGCAACTATTGTAAGGAAGGTTGGAGCAAATTTTGTTGTTGAATTCAAGGATTTGATGTCTGATGATGGGAAATCAAAACTGAAGGAGACTGTGGAGGCTCGTCAGATAAGGCCTCAGCCACCTAATCTCAATAGACAGCACTTTGAGCTTCATGAAAAAGTTGATGCATATGACCGAGATGGGTGGTGGGAAGGAATTATAGACAATGTCTTAGCAGACAACAATTATGTTGTTTATTTCCCCCAGATTCTGCAGAAATCAGAGTACCATATATCTCATCTCCGTCTTCACCTGGAGTGGGTCCATGGCAAATGCCTTCAGCCTTCAGAG GGATTAAATCAGTCGCATCCAATGCCTCTCCAATCATATCATGAAAATGTGCAATGCATGTCTTCAAGTCCAGAAAAAAGATCTACTAGAGCCAAAAACATGTCTTTGAAACCAGATAAAAGATCTAGCAGAGTCAAAACCATATCTTTGAAACCAGAGAGAAGATCTACCAGAGCCAATAAAAGGCAAGGCGAAGCCAATGTTTGTGGACTCTCACTAGAAGATAAGGCAGGTGCTCAATGCAGTTCCTTTCAAAATCCAGTGAACAAGCTAACTAAAAAGTCAGCAGAAAGAAAGAGTGGAAATAATGTTCCCTTTGACAATGGTTCTTCTGACAAAGGGAAAATGGATACAGGGGGAACAGATTTAAAAGTTAATCCTGAAATGCCTAACATTCTTAATATGAGaagagaagttcaagaagcaaCAGGCTCCCATTCTAAACATGAGACCAAATTTCCAATGACTATTCCTTGTCTTGAGTTTGTTGGGGAAGCCATTGTTGGTTATCCAGATAATGTCTGTGAGATACACACAAAAGCAAGTTTGAAACAGATAGAGAAGCTTGCTTATCGTTCATCACTCATGGCATTGTATCTTCAAGGAGTTCATACATGGAAAAGAGAAATGCTCCTTACAGAGCTCAGGCAGGTCCTACATATCACTACTGAGGAGCATGCGAATGTACTTACTCACATAACCTCTGGTCAATATGACTGA